One Paroedura picta isolate Pp20150507F chromosome 3, Ppicta_v3.0, whole genome shotgun sequence genomic window carries:
- the ADPRM gene encoding manganese-dependent ADP-ribose/CDP-alcohol diphosphatase isoform X1 — protein sequence MDGYPPRFIKELWATMDEDLSCKQGATTGTSEVLFSFGVIADIQYADLEDGYDFLATRKRYYRHSLHHLHSAIEDWNGEEIPPEFVLQLGDIIDGFNAQNKVSEEALFRVMKTFKKLKAPVHHIWGNHELYNFSRNYLRQSVLNSKYLQDQTLLSNSTRDQSTTEDASAEFYAYHFCPKATFRFILLDTYDLSILGRDVSTKKYQDSLLLLRKNNPNENLNSPVGLAEHQFVQFNGGFSQDQLDWLDEVLTYADKHQERVVIGGHIPIHPQSSNCVCLAWNHKDALAVIHSHPSVVCFLAGHVHDGGYCLDSHGVHHITLEGIIETPPESNAFGTVYVYDDRMVLKGRGRVPDLVMHYRKHHNAMYCSNTADSTVLP from the exons ATGGATGGATACCCACCCAG ATTTATAAAGGAACTTTGGGCAACTATGGATGAGGATCTTAGCTGCAAACAAGGAGCAACAACAGGAACATCTGAAGTGCTATTCTCCTTTGGAGTAATAGCAGATATTCAGTATGCTGATTTAGAAGATGGCTATGATTTCTTGGCAACTCGAAAGAGATACTACAGGCATAGCCTACACCACCTTCACAGTGCAATTGAAGATTGGAATGGGGAGGAAATTCCACCTGAGTTTGTGCTGCAGCTTGGGGATATCATTGATGGCTTCAATGCCCAAAATAAAGTATCAGAGGAAGCACTGTTCAGAGTCATGAAAACATTTAAGAAGCTCAAGGCCCCAGTCCATCACATATGGGGCAACCACGAATTGTATAACTTCAGCAGAAACTATCTAAGACAATCTGTTCTGAATAGCAAGTACTTACAAGATCAGACTTTGCTTAGCAATTCTACTAGAGACCAAAGCACTACAGAAGATGCTTCTGCAGAATTTTATGCTTATCATTTTTGCCCGAAGGCTACATTTCGATTCATTCTTCTTGATACTTATGATTTAAGTATTCTGGGGAGGGATGTCTCTACCAAAAAATATCAGGATTCTCTACTTCTCCTGCGAAAAAATAATCCAAATGAGAATTTGAATAGTCCAGTAG GCCTTGCTGAACATCAGTTTGTACAGTTCAATGGAGGATTCAGTCAAGACCAGCTGGATTGGCTTGATGAAGTTCTTACATATGCTGACAAACATCAAGAAAGAGTGGTGATAGGGG GGCACATACCTATCCATCCACAATCTTCAAACTGTGTCTGCCTTGCTTGGAATCATAAGGATGCTCTTGCTGTCATCCACTCACATCCCTCTGTGGTCTGTTTTCTTGCTGGCCACGTTCATGACGGTGGTTACTGTTTAGACTCTCATGGAGTCCATCATATTACTCTTGAAGGAATTATCGAAACTCCTCCTGAAAGTAATGCTTTTGGAACTGTGTATGTTTATGATGACAGGATGGTATTAAAAGGACGAGGCAGAGTTCCAGATCTCGTGATGCATTATAGGAAACATCACAATGCGATGTACTGCAGTAATACAGCTGACAGCACTGTGCTGCCATAA
- the ADPRM gene encoding manganese-dependent ADP-ribose/CDP-alcohol diphosphatase isoform X2 — protein sequence MDEDLSCKQGATTGTSEVLFSFGVIADIQYADLEDGYDFLATRKRYYRHSLHHLHSAIEDWNGEEIPPEFVLQLGDIIDGFNAQNKVSEEALFRVMKTFKKLKAPVHHIWGNHELYNFSRNYLRQSVLNSKYLQDQTLLSNSTRDQSTTEDASAEFYAYHFCPKATFRFILLDTYDLSILGRDVSTKKYQDSLLLLRKNNPNENLNSPVGLAEHQFVQFNGGFSQDQLDWLDEVLTYADKHQERVVIGGHIPIHPQSSNCVCLAWNHKDALAVIHSHPSVVCFLAGHVHDGGYCLDSHGVHHITLEGIIETPPESNAFGTVYVYDDRMVLKGRGRVPDLVMHYRKHHNAMYCSNTADSTVLP from the exons ATGGATGAGGATCTTAGCTGCAAACAAGGAGCAACAACAGGAACATCTGAAGTGCTATTCTCCTTTGGAGTAATAGCAGATATTCAGTATGCTGATTTAGAAGATGGCTATGATTTCTTGGCAACTCGAAAGAGATACTACAGGCATAGCCTACACCACCTTCACAGTGCAATTGAAGATTGGAATGGGGAGGAAATTCCACCTGAGTTTGTGCTGCAGCTTGGGGATATCATTGATGGCTTCAATGCCCAAAATAAAGTATCAGAGGAAGCACTGTTCAGAGTCATGAAAACATTTAAGAAGCTCAAGGCCCCAGTCCATCACATATGGGGCAACCACGAATTGTATAACTTCAGCAGAAACTATCTAAGACAATCTGTTCTGAATAGCAAGTACTTACAAGATCAGACTTTGCTTAGCAATTCTACTAGAGACCAAAGCACTACAGAAGATGCTTCTGCAGAATTTTATGCTTATCATTTTTGCCCGAAGGCTACATTTCGATTCATTCTTCTTGATACTTATGATTTAAGTATTCTGGGGAGGGATGTCTCTACCAAAAAATATCAGGATTCTCTACTTCTCCTGCGAAAAAATAATCCAAATGAGAATTTGAATAGTCCAGTAG GCCTTGCTGAACATCAGTTTGTACAGTTCAATGGAGGATTCAGTCAAGACCAGCTGGATTGGCTTGATGAAGTTCTTACATATGCTGACAAACATCAAGAAAGAGTGGTGATAGGGG GGCACATACCTATCCATCCACAATCTTCAAACTGTGTCTGCCTTGCTTGGAATCATAAGGATGCTCTTGCTGTCATCCACTCACATCCCTCTGTGGTCTGTTTTCTTGCTGGCCACGTTCATGACGGTGGTTACTGTTTAGACTCTCATGGAGTCCATCATATTACTCTTGAAGGAATTATCGAAACTCCTCCTGAAAGTAATGCTTTTGGAACTGTGTATGTTTATGATGACAGGATGGTATTAAAAGGACGAGGCAGAGTTCCAGATCTCGTGATGCATTATAGGAAACATCACAATGCGATGTACTGCAGTAATACAGCTGACAGCACTGTGCTGCCATAA